One part of the Immundisolibacter sp. genome encodes these proteins:
- a CDS encoding aromatic ring-hydroxylating dioxygenase subunit alpha → MQIEQGWQPSEIERLVDVENATASRLIFTDENLFRLELQRIFTRTWLYIGHESEIPRNGDYVTRKMGNDPVILVRDDKGRVRVLLNSCTHRGTLVCRTDSGHGRGFTCPYHGWVFGTSGALVATAEDDTYGGKVDFRSLDLRQARVGSYAGLVFATWNHDAPSLDEHLGDARWYLDIMFGRTPKGMTVLGLPHRWSPTNNWKLGPLNFGADGPHAVKVHGPIVDATLAGGGGARAMIHRALLDSPSVHAGPYNGIWTQGPAEMPEWMGHDPELVALYERTLKPEQFQLFKRCIASVGTVFPNFSWVYGPVSFDMQREPIVNFFAIRVWQPIAVNRTEIWNWFLAEEEAGEALKHQAMLAGVRTFTAGGTFDQDDAEAWHGIQRGSEGEISRTLDVNFQVALNYRDRPIADWAGPGVAYPSNYCEVTEFNNLLQWRAYMSGAR, encoded by the coding sequence ATGCAGATCGAACAAGGATGGCAACCGTCTGAAATCGAGCGCCTGGTGGACGTCGAGAACGCCACCGCCAGCCGCCTGATCTTTACCGACGAGAACCTGTTTCGCCTGGAGCTGCAGCGCATCTTCACGCGCACCTGGCTGTACATCGGCCACGAGTCGGAAATTCCGAGAAACGGCGATTACGTCACCCGCAAGATGGGTAACGACCCGGTCATCCTGGTGCGCGACGACAAGGGCCGGGTGCGCGTGCTGCTGAACAGCTGCACCCACCGCGGCACCCTGGTGTGCCGCACCGACAGCGGCCACGGCCGCGGCTTCACCTGCCCCTATCATGGCTGGGTCTTTGGCACCAGCGGCGCCCTGGTGGCAACTGCCGAGGACGACACCTACGGCGGCAAGGTCGATTTTCGCAGCCTGGACCTGCGCCAGGCGCGCGTGGGCAGCTACGCCGGCCTGGTGTTCGCCACCTGGAATCACGACGCACCGTCGCTGGACGAGCACCTGGGCGATGCCCGCTGGTACCTGGACATCATGTTCGGCCGCACGCCCAAGGGCATGACCGTGCTCGGCCTGCCGCACCGCTGGAGCCCCACCAACAACTGGAAGCTCGGCCCGCTGAACTTCGGCGCCGACGGTCCGCACGCGGTCAAGGTCCACGGCCCGATCGTGGATGCCACCCTGGCCGGTGGCGGCGGTGCCCGCGCCATGATCCACAGGGCGCTGCTCGACAGCCCGTCGGTCCACGCCGGCCCCTACAACGGCATCTGGACGCAAGGCCCGGCCGAAATGCCGGAATGGATGGGCCACGATCCGGAACTGGTCGCGCTGTACGAGCGCACCCTGAAACCGGAACAGTTCCAGCTGTTCAAGCGCTGCATCGCGTCGGTCGGCACGGTGTTCCCCAATTTCTCTTGGGTTTACGGCCCGGTCAGCTTCGACATGCAGCGCGAGCCGATCGTGAACTTCTTCGCCATCCGCGTCTGGCAACCAATCGCCGTGAACCGCACCGAAATCTGGAACTGGTTCCTGGCCGAGGAAGAAGCCGGCGAGGCACTGAAACACCAGGCCATGCTGGCCGGCGTGCGCACCTTCACCGCCGGTGGCACCTTCGATCAGGACGATGCCGAAGCCTGGCACGGCATCCAGCGCGGCAGCGAGGGGGAGATCTCGCGCACCCTGGACGTGAATTTCCAGGTGGCGCTGAACTACCGCGACCGGCCGATTGCCGACTGGGCCGGCCCCGGCGTTGCCTACCCGTCGAACTACTGCGAGGTCACGGAATTCAACAACCTGCTGCAGTGGCGCGCCTACATGTCCGGCGCGCGCTGA